The DNA window AAGAACAAAGTTCACTTGCATAGGGAAACAGCCAGGTTTGCCTACAAGGCTCCAGAGGGGCTGACACCCATTAGCCTTTAGGACTTAGTGCCTTCAGCCACTAGCCACCGTTACCACAGTAGGCTTAAGAGGCTGAGGTCTTTAACCCCCGGGACATGCAGCTATCCTAGATCAAAATGTAGATACTTAATGCAGAAAAGAAGTTTTTCAAGTGGTAAGCATTTAGTCCCCATGTCAGCTGGGTTCTTATCAGTGTGCACTTTTAATAAAgaaacttcattcttttctacAATATCTCTGATGTAATGTAACCTTACATCAATgtgcttagttctatcatggaaaACTGGATTTTTACATAATTGAATGGCTGACTGTGAATCTGAAAACACAACTGGAGGAGTTTTCACAAAATTGAGTTCAGAAAGTACTCTCTTTAACCAAACAGCTTCTTTCATTGCCTCAGTGATAGCAATATATTCAGATTCAGTAGTGGACAGAGCCACAATATGTTGCAGCCGTGACTTCCAACTTATGCAAGATCTGCATACAGTAAAAA is part of the Salvia splendens isolate huo1 chromosome 6, SspV2, whole genome shotgun sequence genome and encodes:
- the LOC121807835 gene encoding secreted RxLR effector protein 161-like, whose product is MVSTRPDIVYAVSCLSRYMSNPGPVHSEALKWLLRYLKNTSKYGLCYSRCEDSVKLTGYVDSNYANDRDKRKSTNSYVFTVCRSCISWKSRLQHIVALSTTESEYIAITEAMKEAVWLKRVLSELNFVKTPPVVFSDSQSAIQLCKNPVFHDRTKHIDVRLHYIRDIVEKNEVSLLKVHTDKNPADMGTKCLPLEKLLFCIKYLHFDLG